One Actinosynnema pretiosum DNA segment encodes these proteins:
- a CDS encoding SWIM zinc finger family protein: MATLTPALLRHRAGHKSYWRGLAYRDAVVSVVHHPRHVTGVVRGSSEYSITLTWDAEGNLRGTCACPYGEQGFFCKHCVAVGLVLLDRGETVPAPDAEDDELRTALTRLPRAALVEHLYEQAARDTALRERVLAEAEETTRATGIPNQPNGAFQGKVIPYRR, encoded by the coding sequence ATGGCGACGCTCACCCCTGCCCTGTTGCGGCACCGCGCGGGCCACAAGTCCTACTGGCGCGGACTGGCCTACCGGGACGCCGTGGTCTCCGTGGTGCACCACCCCAGGCACGTGACCGGGGTGGTGCGCGGCAGCTCGGAGTACTCGATCACGCTGACCTGGGACGCCGAGGGCAACCTGCGGGGGACCTGCGCCTGCCCGTACGGGGAGCAGGGGTTCTTCTGCAAGCACTGCGTCGCCGTGGGCCTGGTGCTGCTCGACCGGGGCGAGACCGTGCCCGCGCCGGACGCCGAGGACGACGAGCTCCGCACCGCCCTCACCCGCCTGCCGCGCGCGGCGCTCGTGGAGCACCTCTACGAGCAGGCCGCGCGCGACACCGCGCTCCGCGAGCGGGTCCTGGCGGAGGCCGAGGAGACGACGCGCGCGACGGGGATCCCCAACCAGCCCAACGGCGCCTTCCAGGGCAAGGTGATCCCGTACCGGCGGTGA